Proteins encoded together in one Clostridia bacterium window:
- a CDS encoding M20 family metallopeptidase encodes MEMLDYLKYVRRSLHKIPELFHQEYLTQQFITNQLDEFKIKYKKIKTAVVADIDGVDSRTRLAFRSDMDALPILEQNDIDYKSLHEGKMHACGHDGHMAMLLGLAKYFSSEKPPVNLRLIFQPAEESEGGAEMLIENGVLKDVDAIFGLHLSPDYPVGTIATDAGAIFAGACDFHIIFEGKSGHCADYQKYIDAIKAGNEFYNRIYSLYHQKYQSKTVFHVGKITAGSASNVVANRAQYDCTFRFFDEQIHEDFMMRLEDILIEVENLTGATHRVIVENYYPPLVNPPHIIEMLKNKFDITRAEVKYTAEDFAYYLKKVNGAFAWLGIRDEQHTSPLHSPKFDFDEKALLTGLNYYIRIAKNTLVQQ; translated from the coding sequence ATGGAAATGTTAGATTATTTAAAATATGTAAGAAGGTCCTTGCACAAAATTCCCGAACTTTTTCATCAGGAATATTTAACTCAGCAATTTATAACAAATCAGCTTGATGAATTCAAAATAAAATATAAAAAAATTAAAACAGCAGTAGTAGCAGATATTGATGGCGTTGATTCTCGAACAAGACTTGCATTTAGATCGGATATGGACGCTTTGCCTATTTTGGAGCAAAATGACATTGATTACAAGTCATTACATGAAGGCAAAATGCATGCTTGCGGACATGACGGTCATATGGCAATGCTTCTTGGACTGGCAAAGTATTTTTCATCTGAAAAACCGCCTGTTAATTTGCGTTTGATTTTTCAGCCGGCTGAAGAAAGCGAAGGCGGAGCAGAAATGCTTATAGAAAACGGCGTGCTAAAAGATGTTGATGCAATATTTGGACTTCATCTTTCGCCAGATTATCCAGTAGGTACAATAGCTACTGATGCAGGAGCAATTTTTGCAGGTGCTTGTGATTTTCATATTATATTTGAAGGAAAAAGTGGACATTGCGCTGATTACCAAAAGTATATTGACGCAATAAAAGCTGGCAATGAATTTTATAATAGAATTTATTCTCTTTATCATCAAAAATATCAGTCAAAAACAGTTTTTCACGTAGGAAAAATAACCGCAGGCAGTGCTTCCAATGTAGTGGCGAATAGAGCGCAATATGACTGCACTTTTAGATTTTTTGACGAGCAGATTCATGAAGATTTTATGATGCGCCTAGAAGACATTTTAATTGAGGTTGAAAATCTTACGGGTGCAACCCATAGAGTCATAGTCGAAAATTATTATCCGCCTTTGGTTAATCCACCCCATATTATAGAAATGCTGAAAAATAAATTTGATATCACACGAGCAGAAGTAAAATATACAGCTGAAGATTTTGCTTATTATCTAAAAAAAGTTAACGGAGCATTTGCATGGTTAGGAATTAGGGACGAGCAGCACACTTCGCCGCTTCATAGCCCCAAATTTGATTTTGATGAAAAAGCACTGTTAACGGGACTAAATTATTATATAAGAATTGCTAAAAATACATTAGTTCAACAATGA